The sequence below is a genomic window from Micromonospora aurantiaca ATCC 27029.
TCGCCATCGACGAGGCGAAGTTGCCGCCGCCGACGCCGGACAGGCAGGCCAGCACCATCAGCGTGGCGTACGACACCCCGGGCTCGATCAGCACCGCCATCGGCACCGCCGGCACGAGTAGCAGCAGCGCGCTCACGATGGTCCAGTTCCGGCCGCCGAAGCGGGCCACCGCCAGCGTGTACGGCAGCCGCAGCACCGCCCCCAGCGCGGCCGGTACGGCGGTGAGCAGGAACTTCCCGGCCGGGTCGATGCCGTACTCGGGGCCCAGGAACAGCACCGTGACGGACCAGAGGCTCCACACCGAGAAGCCGACGTGCTCGGCGAAGATCGAGACGTACAGGTTGCGCCGGGCGACCCGGGCGCCACCGGCCGCCCAGAACGCCGGGTCCTCCGGCCGCCATTCGGTGAGCCGGCCGGCGGTGGCGGCCGGAGGCGTGGTCGGTGCGGAAACGAGAGTGCTCACGGGCGACTCCTCCTCGTCGATGACGAGGCGACGCTCTCAGCCCGTGGTTTCCCCGGCGTGCCCCGCACGCGTCGGCCCGGCAACGGAGATCGCACGTCCGCCGGACGGCGCCGGTGAGGCGGTCACAGCTCCTGGAGGATCCGCAGCGCCCGGCCGACCCGCTGCATGGTCTCGGTGTCCGCCACGTCCACGCACTCGGTGAACCACTTCTTCATCGGCGAGGAGATCCGGTCGGGCATCACCACGTACGCGCCCATCGGCACGGCGAGCGGCGAGTCGCGCAGCAGCGACTCCTCGACCACCTCGGCCACGATCACGATCGGTACCACAGTGGCGTTGTAGACGTCGGAGCTGATCACCAGGCCGAACCGCTCCCGGGCGCCGGAGATGCGCCAGACCTCACCCCTACGCAGCACGCGGACGCCCGCCGAACAGGGCGTCGTCGACGAGCGCGACCTCCTGGGCGTCGGCCAGGGCGGCGGCTTCCAGGTCCAGGCCGGCACGGCCGACCGCGTCGGCGTGCGCGGTGAAGACCTCGCGCAGCGCCTTCTCCCGGGCGGCCTGGTCCATCCAGGCGGAGAGGGAGAGCCCTTCCCGCTTGGCGAACCGGCGCGCCTCCTCGATCGTCTCGTCGGAGAACGACAGCGTCACCTTGGCGGTCATGCCGGGAAGACTACCCATCGGTATGACCGCCAGTCATCCTCGTCCCCGCCGATCGCTGAATCGGACACCTACAGGTGAAACAAGCGAAGCCGGTTGCGGATATTGCACTTGGGGGCGACGATAGAGCAGGTCCGAACGGCTGGGACGACACAAGCCGCATCTGCCACAGGGAGCCGTCATGAGCCTCAGCACCGGCATGGCCGCCTCGGTCATGCCCACCGAGGGAGCGGAGCGCCAGAAGGCGGCCGCCATGGAGGAGTTCCTCGTGCGGCACCCCCTCGCCGCGGGCGGAGGCGTGGCCCGCCTCGTCTCGGCGGACGGCGAAGAGGTCGAGGTGCCCGCCCAGATGTTCGACGTCCTCCATCAGATCTCGGCGATGCTCGCCCGCGGCGACGGCGTCGCGATCAGCGCCATCTCCCGCGAACTGACGACGACCGAGGCGGCGAAGCTGCTCGGCATGTCCCGCCCCACACTCGTCCGCCTCCTGGAGAACGGGTCGATCGCGTCACACCGGGTCGGCAGCCACCGGCGCCTCTTCCTCCGCGACGTCCTCGCATTCCGGCAACGGCAGATGGAGGAGCGACGGAAGTCGTACGAGGCCTTGATGTGGGAATCCGACGCGCTGGGTTTCACCGACGACGTGTAGTTCCGGGCCCGGCCAGGGGGTGCTGGGTAGGGTGTCCACTGTGATCCCCAGCGCCTCACTGGTGTTCCTGGACGCGAGGACGTTCTGGCGGAATGGATGTATCGCCTGCGCCGTAAGCGGCCCGAGCATTCCGAGCAGGCGATCGGCGGGCAGCGACGCCGCTTCGTCCAGGCGTTCCCGTACGGCCTCGTCACCGGCTATTCGCCGAACGACGTTCCGTGCCCGCCGGACCCGGACGACCGGCACGTGCTGGCCGCCGCCGTCCACGGCC
It includes:
- a CDS encoding type II toxin-antitoxin system PemK/MazF family toxin yields the protein MLRRGEVWRISGARERFGLVISSDVYNATVVPIVIVAEVVEESLLRDSPLAVPMGAYVVMPDRISSPMKKWFTECVDVADTETMQRVGRALRILQEL
- a CDS encoding DUF6364 family protein produces the protein MTAKVTLSFSDETIEEARRFAKREGLSLSAWMDQAAREKALREVFTAHADAVGRAGLDLEAAALADAQEVALVDDALFGGRPRAA
- a CDS encoding helix-turn-helix domain-containing protein, giving the protein MSLSTGMAASVMPTEGAERQKAAAMEEFLVRHPLAAGGGVARLVSADGEEVEVPAQMFDVLHQISAMLARGDGVAISAISRELTTTEAAKLLGMSRPTLVRLLENGSIASHRVGSHRRLFLRDVLAFRQRQMEERRKSYEALMWESDALGFTDDV